In Nostoc sp. UHCC 0926, a single genomic region encodes these proteins:
- a CDS encoding tetratricopeptide repeat protein has product MLKHLIVIVTAATLFSSSLTLADSKKPKPPDKFPPSPLEITTRDPLLPRLPKDKQPLTLEEQQKLEPALDALNQEAAAKLQAGDQVAAFEIWNRELRLRRFLGSSLEVQALSRVGAIAWKQNDSQEVQYITQRLQAIQKQVQSQKKTAQIDLELWRSLGQAYQNVRSPKLALEVYDQVLLVVRQQKDTTALIEILKTIGELNLSWFDYRKAAPIYEELLGLATSVGDRVNELTYLQRLAEIYEQTNQPQQSLNVLNKLAEIYVNENNLTEIPELKLAIASDYESLAKKDPNLLLEAFKNYQEAYTTAWQLQEYVRAGEALQKLIALYRSQGQTDEALQASQILVQTEAEAANFYGLMQAYDQIGQLYLERKEFPQALTAFQKGLELAHQLKHQEAYFTGQIEKVSKANL; this is encoded by the coding sequence TAAAAAGCCCAAACCACCGGATAAATTTCCTCCTAGTCCCCTAGAAATTACCACACGCGATCCACTGTTACCACGTTTGCCCAAGGATAAACAGCCGTTAACTCTCGAAGAACAGCAAAAGTTAGAACCAGCGCTGGATGCCTTAAATCAAGAAGCAGCAGCAAAACTGCAAGCAGGCGATCAGGTGGCGGCGTTTGAAATTTGGAACCGGGAACTGCGCTTGCGGCGCTTTTTAGGTTCATCACTAGAGGTGCAAGCACTATCACGAGTCGGGGCGATCGCCTGGAAGCAAAACGACAGCCAAGAAGTACAATATATTACGCAGCGATTGCAAGCAATTCAAAAGCAGGTACAATCTCAGAAAAAAACTGCCCAAATTGATCTAGAATTGTGGCGATCGCTAGGGCAAGCTTACCAAAATGTGCGATCGCCAAAACTCGCTCTAGAAGTTTACGACCAAGTTTTGTTAGTGGTGCGACAGCAAAAAGATACAACAGCATTAATAGAAATCCTCAAGACAATTGGAGAACTAAATTTGAGTTGGTTTGATTATCGCAAAGCTGCGCCAATCTACGAGGAATTGTTGGGTTTAGCTACTTCTGTTGGCGACCGTGTAAACGAGCTAACATATTTGCAACGGCTGGCTGAGATTTACGAGCAGACAAACCAACCACAGCAGTCATTGAATGTACTTAATAAATTAGCAGAAATTTACGTCAATGAAAATAATCTTACTGAAATACCAGAATTAAAGCTAGCGATCGCTTCAGATTACGAATCTTTAGCAAAGAAAGATCCTAACTTACTGTTAGAAGCTTTTAAAAATTATCAAGAAGCTTATACTACTGCTTGGCAATTACAGGAGTACGTTCGTGCTGGTGAAGCTTTGCAAAAATTAATTGCGCTGTATCGTTCTCAAGGACAAACAGACGAGGCTTTGCAGGCTAGCCAAATTCTTGTGCAGACAGAGGCAGAAGCCGCCAACTTTTACGGGTTGATGCAAGCTTATGACCAAATTGGGCAATTGTATCTAGAACGTAAAGAGTTTCCTCAAGCACTAACAGCTTTTCAAAAAGGGTTAGAACTAGCGCACCAACTCAAACATCAGGAAGCATACTTTACTGGGCAAATTGAAAAAGTCTCAAAAGCAAATTTGTAG